From Acropora muricata isolate sample 2 chromosome 14, ASM3666990v1, whole genome shotgun sequence, one genomic window encodes:
- the LOC136897458 gene encoding cell adhesion molecule DSCAML1-like: MKLMVQKQIIIDLLVTICVISACCGLTSIRFGCSLYTFHDPLDSTWEKSRLSCNSSGSDLVSIEGFQEWQFLNYTVQTLRAVKYYIGLTKDKRTGQWSWLSNGKAVNAFTGKFPWAKGEPGSGDGANCATMYKDYRSDYGLFDDLECFSSQSDAGYICEMAVVCMNEVPTSFNVTPLTPTSVRASWEFTSSDSLSLEVVIRGCKLLYRLRNSSAQLSTAIIWGNSTFSKNISGLEKYTEYEFEVLTLTGNGNGPSSSVLVVRTDEDVPSQAPVNLSVASKTSTSIMVSWRPPPLESRNGIIIGFKLFYKRKGSTDLGHTVNIRNALTHAFANTTRLLKYTEYEFHVLAFTQIGNGPNSSVLVTRTKQDVPSRPPVNFTVASQSSTHGILASWQLPPTNSRNGIIIGFKLFHKRKGSAESENTVVVQGGTTLRKSITGLLKYTEYEVQVLAFTAVGDGPKTLIKTVRTAREFSVPTIAEDVSPAFVICEMGTLCLLFCFATSEYPKKVIYSWTKNGIRLTDGDTFKIMNTSVVVRPHRMEDYGVYACKASNGIHTTTYNITLGVKLNSSAVVIRRAENESHDNRFVITVTALSTVIMLLLIPIGLLLWQRRKMPRQNTNVSEDWHTHSQSRAEMSLGEIERAYMEIQPQGESLKHVYQTLQGKDENTEYYNVQLSKDDVVQDTGDYENAATF, encoded by the exons ATGAAGTTGATGgtgcaaaaacaaattattatagACCTCCTCGTGACAATTTGTGTTATTTCAGCGTGTTGTG GTTTAACGTCCATTCGCTTCGGTTGTTCTCTTTATACCTTTCATGACCCTCTAGATTCAACTTGGGAGAAAAGCAGGCTTTCGTGTAATTCTTCTGGAAGCGACCTCGTGTCCATTGAAGGGTTTCAAGAATGGCAATTTTTGAATTACACTGTGCAGACGCTCAGAGCTGTTAAGTATTATATTGGGTTGACAAAAGACAAGAGAACAGGACAATGGTCATGGTTAAGCAATGGAAAAGCAGTCAATGCGTTTACAGGAAAATTCCCTTGGGCAAAAGGTGAACCCGGCAGTGGAGATGGTGCAAATTGTGCAACCATGTATAAGGACTATAGAAGTGATTACGGGCTGTTTGATGACTTGGAGTGTTTTTCTAGTCAAAGTGATGCTGGGTATATCTGTGAAATGGCTGTGGTCTGTATGAATGAAG TTCCAACAAGCTTCAACGTGACACCTCTGACACCTACAAGTGTACGCGCGTCGTGGGAATTCACTTCATCGGATTCGTTGTCTCTCGAAGTTGTCATAAGAGGGTGTAAACTGCTCTACAGATTGAGAAATTCTTCGGCACAACTTAGCACTGCAATCATTTGGGGCAATTCAACTTTTAGCAAAAATATCTCTGGTCTTGAAAAGTACACAGAATATGAATTTGAAGTGTTGACATTGACAGGGAATGGCAATGGACCATCGAGCTCTGTGTTGGTGGTTAGGACAGACGAAGACG TTCCTTCCCAAGCTCCCGTTAACTTAAGTGTGGCCTCTAAAACCTCAACCAGTATCATGGTTTCGTGGCGGCCTCCACCGTTAGAGTCCAGAAATGGAATTATTATTGGATTCAAGCTGttctacaaaagaaaaggttccACTGATTTAGGACATACAGTGAATATTCGCAATGCTCTGACTCACGCTTTTGCAAATACAACCAGGCTTTTGAAATACACTGAATACGAATTCCACGTGTTGGCTTTTACTCAAATTGGTAATGGTCCCAATAGTTCTGTGTTAGTAACAAGAACCAAACAAGATG TTCCGTCACGACCTCCTGTTAATTTCACTGTGGCTTCCCAAAGCTCTACTCACGGTATCTTGGCTTCTTGGCAACTTCCACCGACAAACTCCAGAAATGGAATCATTATTGGATTTAAGCTGttccacaaaagaaaaggttctGCTGAATCAGAAAACACCGTGGTTGTTCAAGGTGGAACAACTTTGAGAAAAAGTATCACTGGGCTTCTTAAATACACTGAATACGAAGTTCAAGTGTTGGCCTTCACTGCTGTTGGTGACGGACCGAAGACCCTCATTAAAACTGTGAGAACAGCGCGAGAATTTT CTGTTCCAACCATAGCGGAGGATGTCAGCCCAGCCTTTGTGATCTGTGAAATGGGAACTCTGTGTTTACTTTTCTGCTTTGCGACAAGTGAATATCCCAAAAAAGTGATATACTCCTGGACAAAGAATGGCATACGTTTAACAGATGGCGATACGTTTAAAATAATGAACACCTCTGTTGTCGTTCGACCTCATCGCATGGAAGACTATGGGGTGTATGCTTGCAAAGCTTCAAATGGTATCCATACTACAACTTACAACATCACCCTTGGAGTGAAGCTAAACAGCTCCGCCGTTGTTATCAGGAGagcagaaaatgaaa GTCATGATAATCGATTTGTTATAACAGTCACCGCGCTTTCTACTGTCATTATGCTGTTACTCATTCCTATTGGCCTACTTTTATGGCAACGTAGGAAAATGCCACGTCAAAATACCAATGTCTCGGAAGATTGGCACACTCACAGTCAAAGTAGGGCCGAAATGTCATTAGGCGAGATAGAAAGGGCCTACATGGAGATTCAGCCGCAGGGAGAATCACTTAAACATGTGTACCAGACATTACAAGGCAAAGATGAAAACACCGAATATTACAATGTTCAGTTGAGTAAGGACGATGTGGTACAAGATACTGGCGATTATGAAAATGCTGCTACTTTTTAA